In one Actinomyces trachealis genomic region, the following are encoded:
- a CDS encoding primosomal protein N' — MSVEAGEQGTLLASPTLVTRPVQGDGVALPVAQVLLDTPLPQLDRLFDYLVPPVLDAVAQVGTRVAVRFGGQETHGWIWGRTDSTSHRGRLAPLRRVVSDLPVLTQATRTLVEAVATRFAGSRADVVRLAVPPRHRGAELSERDRPAPAQPAWNEPEPSGWADYLGGPELLHRLATGGSPRATWHVLPHARSGQSWLELLACAAQATLCSGRGVLLLVATNQQAEDLTQQLGELLLGETVVHLSAEAGPAARYRAFTRLLLGHVRVVVGTRAAAYAPVKNLGLAAIWDDGDDRLDERRAPYTHARQVLALRSSIEGAGLLIAGHTVSVEAQALVERGWATSLVPPRDLVLAHRPRVEVPGTAELAAEGASGAARIPSLAHRTVRAALEAGPVLVQVPRGGYAPVVACERCRQAARCKSCGGPITLQADRLAACRWCSRPVGHWHCPSCGGQRLRMVGVGTVRTAEELARAFSGATVVVSGTKASHGVIHAVDAAPRLVVATPGAEPVAEGGYQAVLLLDGAVLSSRPELGAQAEALRRWSNAAALAAPTARVLLLGRPEPDTAQALVRWDQPSFARAQLLERDQLHLPPAWRTARLDGARAAVEAVLEEAKAAGFETLGPSLMETGGADPGTEGLRRALVRVPVEQGRALANLLRKVTVRRALDNLPAVRVELDPTVLW; from the coding sequence ATGAGCGTGGAGGCTGGCGAGCAGGGGACGTTGCTCGCCTCCCCAACGCTCGTAACCCGGCCGGTTCAAGGAGACGGCGTCGCCCTGCCAGTAGCCCAGGTACTCCTGGACACCCCGCTGCCGCAACTGGACCGGCTCTTCGACTACCTGGTTCCGCCAGTCTTGGACGCCGTCGCGCAGGTGGGCACCCGTGTGGCGGTGCGTTTTGGTGGCCAGGAGACACACGGCTGGATCTGGGGCCGCACTGACTCCACCAGCCACCGGGGGCGACTGGCCCCGTTGCGCCGCGTCGTCTCCGACCTGCCTGTGCTCACCCAAGCCACCCGTACCCTGGTGGAGGCAGTCGCTACCCGCTTTGCTGGCAGCCGCGCCGACGTCGTACGGCTGGCCGTGCCACCCCGTCACCGTGGTGCCGAACTCTCTGAGCGGGATAGGCCAGCCCCCGCTCAACCGGCCTGGAACGAGCCCGAGCCCTCAGGTTGGGCTGACTATTTGGGGGGGCCGGAGTTGCTGCACCGGCTCGCCACGGGCGGTTCTCCACGCGCCACCTGGCACGTTCTACCGCATGCACGTTCCGGCCAGTCCTGGCTGGAGCTCCTGGCCTGCGCCGCCCAGGCCACCCTGTGCTCAGGCAGGGGAGTGCTGCTGCTGGTAGCCACCAACCAGCAGGCGGAAGACCTGACTCAGCAGCTAGGCGAGTTGCTGCTGGGAGAGACCGTGGTGCACCTGAGCGCGGAAGCCGGGCCAGCTGCCCGTTACCGCGCTTTCACGCGCCTGCTGCTGGGGCACGTGCGCGTCGTCGTCGGCACCCGGGCCGCTGCCTACGCCCCGGTTAAGAACCTGGGACTGGCTGCCATCTGGGACGACGGAGACGATCGCCTAGACGAACGGCGTGCCCCCTACACCCACGCGCGCCAAGTGCTGGCTCTGCGCTCCAGCATCGAGGGTGCCGGACTGCTGATCGCCGGACACACGGTGAGTGTGGAAGCCCAAGCGCTGGTGGAACGTGGCTGGGCCACGAGCCTGGTGCCCCCACGAGACTTAGTGCTGGCACACCGTCCCCGTGTAGAGGTGCCTGGCACAGCAGAGCTAGCGGCGGAGGGAGCCTCCGGTGCCGCGCGCATTCCCTCGCTGGCACACCGCACTGTGCGCGCAGCCCTGGAGGCAGGCCCGGTCCTGGTGCAGGTGCCACGCGGCGGCTACGCGCCCGTGGTCGCCTGCGAGCGTTGCCGCCAGGCCGCACGTTGCAAGTCCTGCGGCGGCCCTATCACCCTGCAAGCTGACCGGCTAGCCGCCTGCCGCTGGTGCTCCCGCCCAGTGGGACACTGGCACTGTCCCAGTTGCGGGGGACAGAGGCTACGCATGGTTGGGGTGGGCACTGTGCGCACGGCCGAGGAGCTTGCCCGCGCCTTCTCGGGGGCAACAGTCGTGGTCTCTGGCACCAAGGCATCTCACGGGGTGATCCATGCGGTTGACGCCGCACCCCGCCTGGTGGTGGCCACCCCGGGCGCCGAGCCGGTGGCTGAAGGCGGTTACCAGGCGGTGCTGCTGCTCGACGGCGCAGTGCTCTCCTCCCGACCGGAGTTGGGCGCCCAAGCGGAGGCACTACGGCGCTGGTCTAACGCAGCCGCGCTTGCCGCACCAACGGCCCGCGTGCTGCTGCTAGGCCGACCCGAGCCTGATACGGCTCAGGCGCTTGTGCGTTGGGACCAGCCCAGCTTCGCGCGCGCCCAGCTGTTGGAACGCGACCAGCTGCACCTGCCCCCGGCCTGGCGCACCGCCCGGCTTGATGGCGCACGCGCCGCCGTGGAGGCCGTGCTGGAGGAAGCGAAGGCGGCTGGTTTTGAGACGCTCGGGCCGTCACTGATGGAAACCGGAGGAGCGGATCCGGGCACTGAGGGGCTCCGCCGGGCGCTGGTGCGCGTGCCGGTGGAGCAAGGTCGGGCGCTCGCCAATCTGCTGCGGAAGGTGACGGTACGCCGGGCCCTGGACAACCTGCCTGCTGTCAGGGTGGAACTGGACCCCACGGTGCTCTGGTGA
- a CDS encoding endo-alpha-N-acetylgalactosaminidase family protein, whose product MRRLPLSRPIAMLGALALTIPLAASAAAEPAAPLTAPTTISVPGLSATVAADFPQVVSYQVGTSQLGGRTDTVRQVLVDGNARAVQSVASTRSSDTKVTYQVTLDAGASFEAEILVDTVASHADGTQNVTRPTLTFRITKLIGGHTIEIPGQSLVSVSAKDAGAAFAAATTGTARGAKADDPNAGVQDTFGQITDSTSLDQEARNSAYLFLNTSQVAVGLETNATPDVVHGANANSNGRWSRQVVAGADGTPTLTARAGEWTYRSAAATDAIGDEQRPYATLVFAGDANSSGNVDWQDAAVAYADVAEPVRGAAENAKHVITHIPFNFASQATHPFLRTADDVKRIGLATDNLGQRVMLKGYESEGHDSAHPDYASNVNNRAGGAQDLKTLFDATSDVNAIYGIHVNTTEAYPDAQSFSTLDFTGLPGWDWLGKSYYIDQRHDLGKGKVTSRFQALRDEFPLASYPSFRWIYIDVYYGSGWTSDRLGQELNKQGWEVGSEWSDKFERHSVWSHWSNDENYGGASLKGLNSEVIRFIDNANKDTWNPDVALGYPQVVEFEGWTGHQDQRAFYANVWGNNLPAKFIQASRLMRHETEAVGAATKHIWTTSNGTVASGTTAVTNQTAGDSVAGQIRTDMAASREISYDGATVLRGNSYLLPWTDNGTKDGAPRLYYYNPDGGESTWQLTRAFAGQTSLALYRLTDQGKRKISDLPVSGGSVTIPASVYDDVAAGDRASTAFVLYPSTTPAVAAAPQWGAGTVFTDPGFNAGDLKAYTTTGNVTATRDSQNDPIAQIDNAEGSLAQSFTLDKGTYEGSAWVEIGNGTAQREVTVSATGKGVGAAGSQTGQDTSTATAEQPVTVAFEDFENVPQGWGPFVKGNAGRSTDPRTVLAPLNAPYTQQGWRTPNGRVKATDDVIGGHWSLKSHSENGGLVYRTVPQTVDFKVGHRYRVSFDYENAVAGPYQWVTAYDSLGARGVRSTTLNTTDMPVATSPTHFTEEFVAGGCGTYWVGLHNTQGGVDAADFTMDNFRVEDLGTSDAVPACAAASLRVLGVAQAGATATVVTTVTNSEAVAITDVTSALTVPEGWTATPRGSATAASVAAGDTFTVTWNVTVPDSAGGKPFPLAHKATYKVDGAARTATGTTTVAVLGGVATNGVTYLSDLPINPAYNKNGWGPVERDLGNGEQEQGDGPAMSIDGTEYAKGLGAHAHSDVGFDLNGKCHTFAAVVGVDDAQTSLGSVTFEVQGTRDGSTWESVVPRTEVLRATSAGKAITGNVVGMRTIRLIAGDGGDGNGNDHADWGNARVACGTATIDQADPDTPAPGAELTPYTGALQVIEAPASYTANPAANMLDKNPETFYDKDWVNLQPHPSTVVLGLYQGTDVTAVSPTKVSGLSITGRSGQANGRVENYKVYVGQDAANVSTLVAEGRLANSSAEQRIVFSRPVDAKLIKLEVTSSYKTNASQPDGLLAIAEINALTGEITSANPAQPEQPATPPTPEADPAGITSNTNADGVVGQNYLDVVTAADSAKATGSASTVINSTFARNYVAADQKHDSFFQRVPVRFKVGADGTKVTFKVAAAAGDTPVRVDDLRLVKIDKTNTNDLLDVDCTANPTPEQCGSATANSRVGLSTPSKAAVPPVTPTPQPTEEPQPPTPEGSKPAYVASVEAAGESKGHVLVGDWDGDGTLTYAVRVGTRVVFYNENRTDAPVYASISIGRRTDEVLVGDWDNDGKDTLALRRGTTVLTQNHLTSTATTKVTVDGITSQSKLMVKQEQGKADVIVVVK is encoded by the coding sequence ATGAGACGACTACCGCTATCCCGCCCAATAGCGATGCTAGGTGCGCTAGCGCTAACGATCCCCCTGGCTGCCAGCGCCGCAGCTGAACCTGCCGCACCATTAACCGCCCCCACCACGATCTCGGTACCGGGCCTGAGTGCCACAGTGGCCGCTGACTTCCCCCAGGTGGTCAGCTACCAGGTGGGCACCAGCCAGCTTGGCGGCCGCACAGACACAGTCCGCCAGGTTCTGGTCGACGGGAACGCCCGGGCTGTCCAGTCCGTTGCCAGCACCCGCAGTTCTGACACCAAAGTCACCTACCAGGTCACCCTAGATGCAGGAGCCAGCTTTGAGGCAGAGATCCTGGTGGACACCGTCGCCTCCCACGCGGACGGCACCCAGAACGTCACTCGCCCCACACTGACCTTCCGCATCACCAAGCTCATTGGCGGACACACGATTGAGATCCCAGGCCAAAGTCTGGTATCCGTCTCCGCTAAGGACGCTGGGGCAGCATTCGCCGCCGCCACCACCGGCACCGCTCGTGGCGCCAAGGCTGACGATCCCAATGCCGGAGTGCAGGACACCTTCGGGCAGATTACTGACAGCACCTCGCTGGACCAGGAGGCTCGGAACTCCGCCTACCTGTTCCTGAACACCAGCCAGGTTGCCGTCGGCCTGGAGACCAACGCGACGCCTGACGTAGTCCACGGTGCGAACGCCAACAGCAACGGCCGCTGGAGCCGACAGGTGGTCGCGGGCGCCGACGGCACCCCCACACTTACTGCCAGAGCAGGGGAATGGACCTACCGTTCCGCCGCCGCCACCGACGCGATCGGTGACGAGCAGCGCCCCTACGCCACCCTGGTCTTTGCCGGAGACGCCAACTCGTCCGGCAACGTTGACTGGCAGGATGCTGCCGTCGCCTACGCCGACGTGGCCGAGCCGGTGCGCGGTGCCGCTGAGAACGCCAAGCACGTCATTACCCATATCCCCTTTAACTTCGCCTCTCAGGCCACCCACCCCTTCCTGCGCACCGCCGACGACGTCAAGCGCATCGGCCTGGCCACCGACAACCTGGGCCAGCGCGTCATGTTGAAAGGCTACGAGTCTGAGGGCCATGACTCTGCCCACCCCGACTACGCCTCCAACGTGAACAACCGGGCGGGTGGAGCCCAGGACCTCAAGACCCTGTTCGACGCGACCAGCGACGTGAACGCCATCTATGGCATCCACGTCAACACCACCGAGGCTTACCCCGACGCCCAGAGCTTCAGCACCTTGGACTTCACCGGTCTGCCTGGCTGGGACTGGCTGGGTAAGTCCTACTACATCGACCAGCGCCACGACCTGGGCAAGGGCAAGGTCACTAGCCGCTTCCAGGCGCTGCGCGACGAGTTCCCTCTGGCCAGCTACCCGTCCTTCCGCTGGATCTACATCGATGTCTACTACGGCTCCGGCTGGACCTCCGACCGTCTGGGTCAGGAGCTCAACAAGCAGGGCTGGGAGGTCGGATCCGAGTGGTCCGACAAGTTCGAGCGCCACTCCGTGTGGTCCCACTGGTCCAATGACGAGAACTATGGCGGCGCCTCCCTCAAGGGCCTGAACTCCGAGGTCATCCGCTTTATTGACAACGCCAACAAGGACACCTGGAACCCGGACGTGGCCCTGGGCTACCCGCAGGTCGTCGAGTTCGAGGGCTGGACCGGGCACCAGGACCAGCGGGCCTTCTACGCCAACGTCTGGGGCAACAACCTGCCCGCCAAGTTCATCCAGGCCTCCCGCCTGATGCGTCATGAGACCGAGGCGGTGGGCGCGGCCACCAAACACATTTGGACCACCTCCAACGGCACCGTCGCCAGCGGCACCACCGCCGTCACCAACCAGACCGCCGGTGACTCGGTGGCCGGGCAGATCCGCACCGACATGGCCGCGAGCCGCGAGATCAGCTACGACGGCGCCACCGTGCTGCGTGGCAACAGCTACCTGCTGCCCTGGACGGACAATGGCACCAAGGATGGCGCACCACGCCTGTACTACTACAACCCGGATGGTGGGGAGAGCACCTGGCAGCTGACCCGTGCTTTCGCCGGCCAGACTTCGCTAGCGCTCTACCGCCTCACCGATCAGGGCAAGCGCAAGATCAGCGACCTGCCTGTCAGCGGCGGTTCGGTGACGATCCCCGCTAGCGTCTACGACGATGTGGCCGCAGGCGACCGCGCCTCTACCGCCTTCGTGCTCTACCCCTCGACTACCCCAGCGGTCGCCGCTGCCCCACAGTGGGGTGCCGGCACCGTCTTCACCGACCCCGGATTCAATGCCGGGGACCTGAAGGCATACACCACCACCGGTAACGTGACCGCCACCCGTGACTCCCAGAACGACCCGATCGCCCAGATCGACAACGCTGAAGGTTCACTTGCCCAGAGCTTCACCCTGGACAAGGGCACCTATGAGGGCTCCGCCTGGGTGGAGATCGGCAACGGCACTGCCCAACGTGAGGTGACTGTCTCCGCCACCGGCAAGGGCGTAGGCGCCGCTGGCTCTCAGACCGGCCAGGACACCAGTACGGCCACCGCAGAACAGCCTGTCACAGTGGCTTTCGAGGACTTTGAGAATGTCCCGCAAGGCTGGGGACCCTTCGTCAAGGGTAACGCCGGTCGCTCCACCGACCCACGCACTGTGCTGGCGCCCCTCAACGCGCCCTACACGCAGCAGGGCTGGAGGACTCCAAACGGCCGTGTGAAGGCCACTGACGACGTCATTGGTGGGCACTGGTCCCTGAAGTCCCACTCCGAGAACGGGGGCTTGGTCTACCGGACCGTGCCACAGACCGTGGACTTCAAGGTCGGGCACCGCTACCGCGTTTCCTTCGACTACGAGAACGCCGTCGCTGGTCCCTACCAGTGGGTCACCGCCTACGACAGCCTCGGCGCGAGGGGCGTCCGCAGCACCACACTGAACACCACGGATATGCCAGTGGCTACCAGTCCCACGCACTTCACTGAGGAGTTTGTGGCAGGAGGTTGCGGCACCTACTGGGTAGGCTTGCATAACACCCAGGGAGGTGTGGACGCCGCCGACTTCACCATGGACAACTTCCGCGTGGAAGACCTGGGCACCAGCGATGCCGTCCCAGCCTGCGCAGCCGCTTCCTTGCGTGTATTAGGCGTGGCCCAGGCAGGCGCGACCGCGACCGTGGTCACCACCGTCACCAACTCTGAGGCCGTTGCCATCACCGACGTGACCTCTGCACTGACCGTGCCCGAGGGCTGGACCGCCACGCCGCGTGGTTCCGCCACCGCCGCCTCCGTGGCGGCCGGGGACACCTTCACCGTCACCTGGAATGTGACAGTGCCCGACTCCGCTGGAGGCAAGCCCTTCCCACTGGCTCACAAGGCCACCTACAAGGTGGACGGCGCCGCCCGCACCGCCACTGGCACCACGACTGTGGCGGTGCTTGGGGGAGTAGCCACCAACGGTGTCACCTACCTGTCCGACCTGCCCATCAACCCCGCCTACAACAAGAACGGCTGGGGCCCAGTGGAACGGGACCTTGGCAACGGTGAGCAGGAGCAGGGCGATGGCCCTGCCATGAGCATTGACGGCACCGAGTACGCCAAGGGCCTTGGTGCTCACGCGCACTCCGATGTCGGCTTTGACCTGAACGGCAAGTGCCACACCTTCGCCGCAGTGGTGGGTGTGGACGACGCCCAGACCTCACTCGGCTCTGTGACCTTTGAGGTGCAGGGAACCCGTGATGGCTCCACCTGGGAGTCCGTCGTGCCCCGGACTGAGGTACTTCGGGCGACCTCCGCAGGCAAGGCCATCACCGGTAACGTCGTCGGCATGCGCACCATCCGGCTGATCGCTGGCGACGGCGGGGACGGTAACGGCAACGACCACGCTGACTGGGGCAATGCACGCGTTGCCTGCGGCACCGCCACCATCGACCAGGCCGACCCGGACACTCCGGCCCCTGGGGCAGAACTGACGCCTTACACTGGCGCCCTGCAGGTGATCGAGGCCCCAGCATCCTACACGGCCAACCCTGCGGCCAACATGTTGGACAAGAACCCGGAGACCTTCTACGACAAGGACTGGGTTAACCTCCAGCCTCACCCCTCCACCGTGGTCCTGGGCCTCTACCAGGGCACTGACGTGACTGCTGTGTCTCCCACCAAGGTCTCTGGCCTATCCATCACTGGGCGCTCCGGGCAGGCCAACGGCCGCGTGGAGAACTACAAGGTCTACGTGGGCCAGGACGCCGCCAACGTCTCCACCCTGGTGGCCGAGGGCCGCCTGGCCAACTCCAGTGCGGAGCAGCGGATCGTCTTCTCACGCCCGGTGGACGCCAAACTCATCAAGCTGGAGGTCACCTCCTCCTACAAGACCAATGCCAGCCAGCCTGACGGCCTGCTCGCCATCGCGGAGATCAACGCCCTCACCGGCGAGATCACTTCCGCCAACCCGGCACAGCCGGAGCAGCCCGCTACTCCGCCTACCCCGGAGGCTGACCCCGCTGGCATCACCAGCAACACCAACGCTGACGGCGTCGTCGGCCAGAACTACCTGGACGTCGTAACTGCAGCCGACTCAGCCAAGGCCACCGGTAGCGCCAGCACGGTCATCAATTCCACCTTCGCACGGAACTACGTGGCAGCCGACCAGAAGCACGACAGCTTCTTCCAGCGCGTGCCCGTGCGCTTCAAGGTGGGTGCTGATGGTACGAAGGTCACCTTCAAGGTGGCTGCAGCTGCCGGTGACACTCCGGTGCGGGTGGATGACCTACGACTGGTCAAGATCGACAAGACCAACACCAACGACCTGCTTGACGTGGACTGCACTGCCAACCCCACTCCGGAGCAGTGCGGCTCGGCCACAGCCAACAGTCG